Below is a genomic region from Medicago truncatula cultivar Jemalong A17 chromosome 3, MtrunA17r5.0-ANR, whole genome shotgun sequence.
TGTAGAATATTCAAGGCATCAGTGTCATTTCTCTTTGAAGTGACAGATTCAAGGATGGTTTTAGTGACGGTGACAACATCAAAATCTTTTGAGATATGTGCCCACCCTCTCACCTCAAATTTCTCCTTCACTTCACGGTCGTTGTAGAGGAGTTTAGCTAGTGTTGTTTTTCCTAGCCCTCCCATCCCCACAATGGAAATCACTCCTATTTTACTTTCACCATCACTACCATCATGTGATAGCAGAAACTCTTTAAGTTTCTTTTTGTCATAATCTCTACCAAAAATAGCAGATTCATCCCCCACAACAGAACTTGTAAGAGTTCTGTGCCAGACACTGTTAGAAACACCTTTTAAACCAAGATTCTGGTTTCTCAAATGTTCTAATCTATCAACTAACTTTTGCAGTTTAGAATTCATCTTTCTATTAAACATTTTGAAACGAGAAGAGATTTTTTTCAGCACCTTGGTAGTAGCAGTTTGAGTTTCATACCCGGCTTCCACTTTGCACCGCAATGCCTCAGTGTTGATTTCGTCTAACAAATTATCAGCTTCAAAGACAGCATCTCGCAGCAAATCCAGCCATTGCTTGACAGCAGggttggtgatctgcttctccTCAGCATCATTCAGTACAGCTTGCAGACTCATCAGTGTTATGTTCAGCTTTTCCAAAAGTGGAACGTCAAGCTTGGTACTCCGAAATAAATCAGCGAACTCACCAGAAACAATCTTTTGCAACAATACCTTCAAAGATGCCGTAAGAAATGCTTCTCCCACAATAGTCGCCATAAGTAAGTTTCTTAAAATTTGCagcaacaagaagaagaagaagaagaattagCTGATGTTACTATTCTCCACTTTGAATTTTTGAGTTACTAATAATGACAGATGTATATTATTCAAAAAGCAATGAAATAAGACTACAGCTAGCTTTACTTGGATTGTTCGTAAAAGACTTATTAGTCTCCTTAAATACTTAACAAaagtgattctttcaatgactAATGGAGAATTAATTAATCTATTAGCTAGGATTAGATGGAGGATGTATTTATTCTTAGAAAATCCGCCTGTCTCATTTTATCAATGTTGTTATTAGACAGCTACCTTGCATGGATTGTTCATAAAAGACTAATCCGTCTCCTTAAACAATTACTATTAACAAAAATGATTCTTTCTTGGCAACGTTATAAATGGAACATGTTAATAAGTATTACTAGGTCACTAATGGTACGAATATCCATGGGTTTTGTCATCTCTACTATCTATAACCTCGAGTGCATCTTGTAATACCAACTAAAATTCATCTTGTTTTGAATGCaaggttttaaattttttatcaaaggTTTGACCgtttcaaaagaaatattttttgtaaggGTAAAGTATGAAATTGAtgtaaagttttaaaaaaaaaccaacaaaagtTATGAGATTTCTTAGCAAGTGTGAAATTGCTAAAGTGACGTAATTAATATTTAGGGAGGAGggattataaaaagaaattaaaataattaatattaaattgaaaattaaaaatgacatgaattataaatattttacttttacaaATATGATTAGCTTTGAacaagtgcagatccgatcaatgacaatgactttggcgtcgtcaacgttgcagatccgaatACATGATTATtccggagacttgaatatagtcatattagtcatatttgtagccATATGTACTTttccgttttatgctattaacatggatgttgtgagtttgtttacagattcatcctttttggttttagcgaatttggatttgtattgtatcgatgtactctatcaatttgaatgaatgaatatataatttatttttgtcaaaaaaaagatgCCACTTATTTTTAGATAGGGAGAGTATTCAGGAGAAGATGGATTGTAGTAATGTGCAAAGTAAATTTAATTACAAATGAggcaaaatgaaaaaaaaaaaaaaaaaaaaggaaagttttgctctttaaattttatttccatAAAACTTTGTAACATGGAATGCAAGgaaagatggaaaaaaaaatgcattgtaAAGTGTTAAAAGTGACAACTATTTCAAATTATGTTGTTGACATCTAATTATTTCATTGGCCAAGTAATCAAATTTGTTCCACATCATCTAAAATCCAAGTTGCCACCCTTAGTTGCATCTTCTGCATTGTTTCTAAAATCGTCAATTTTGGGAACGCGCTGCTAGTTGATGCGCGGTCGGAAATTTAGGGAAGAAATTCGACTCCAAGCAATCAAGTCGTCAACACAATATTGCAGCTTTGTAATGATATTAGAGGAAGGATAATGATCCTAATTAGTCTTCTCAAGCTCGATAAGACCAGGTTCTAAAAGCCGgcattattaaatttgaaattgctGCTTAGTTAATGGAGAAGATGCTAAGATTCTTGGCGTCTTCCTAAATCCGTGTAGCCGTAGAAGGAAGCGAGTCTCCAATTACCATTGATAGGATCTTAGATAGCAATAAAGAATAGTTTAACAGGGAACAATTTATTGAGTTTCACAGAGAATTTCTAGTCCCCCGTTTCTTCCAATTCGATCGACAAAGAAATGATTATCAATCTATATGGTTTGCTAGAAATGAGGCCAAATTTAATAATAAGTTCCTTTCTTGGCAGTCAGCAATCTCTAACATTATAGCTTGCACCTCTTTATCAGGAAATCACACCAAAAAGGCTTCCAACAATTTTGTCAGAGACTTCTCTATCCTTAAAATTTTTAGGGTCACTATTCATCATCCTAAAGCTACCAATATTACTGAAGTTATTTGGTTCCCACCTCCTCTATTTTGGATCAAATGCAATACCAATGGAGCTTCTTTAGGCAATCCTAGCACTTCTTCTTGTGGAGGGATTTTTAGAGATTCTGAAGGTAATTGTTTAGGTTGCTTTGCAGAGTTTTTAGGTGTAACCACTCCCTATCTGGCTGAACTTTGTGGAGCAATCAGAGCTGTCGAGATTGCTTTTGATCATCATTGGAGTAATCTTTGGATTGAATCCGACTCTTCCTTGGTTGTACAAGCTTTCAAGAATTCTAGCCTTATTCCTTGGCAGATCAGAAATAGGTGGGATTATGCAATGTATAAACTTACTCATATCAATTGTATAGTTACTCATATCTTTAGGGAAGGTAACCAAGTTGCTTATTCCCTTGCAAACTTTGGCCTAACTATGAGTTCTTTTGTTTTGCTTGTTGatctttttcaatattttcaCTTTCTTAAGTACAAAGTTTCTATGGCCAGTCTCTTCTTCACATCTAAAATCTAATCTAATCAAGTGGGatgcaaaataatattatattgtatCACAAAATATCGAGTTATGTTATACTTTACGCAACATGACAAGCAAAGAGAAGGAAGTGAGACTAGTAATTGATATAATTGATGGTTGTTCTTcgaatttgttttgttaaactATTCAAGAGAAAAATGTTTAAGACTATAACCGACATCGTTTTTTCACATAGACACAGTGTTCATGAGTTTTCGTCAAAAGCATTGATATCACATGAAACAAAGCTGATGGTTATCCAAAAATACTCGAAGCATGAGTAAAATAACCTACTACCAGAAGCTAATAAAATCATTTGAAGTGTGACGTTAGGTTTATGTTATGAATCACATAGATAATCTTGACAATAATTAGAGATCAAATGTTAAATGcagaacaaaataaaataaaaaaatgagtaacTACTAACTAATCAGAGATCAATAATTAAGCAACAAATTCaccataaaaaataagttataaataAGCAACAAACCATAGTAAAGCTAACAAGCCAAACCAACTGGTAAGTAGGATCATTTCTCTGGAATGAATCCATTCACACCATTTGAAAATTTCTCTCCTGAATCCTTTGAGACCGAATAAGCAGGAACATCGGCAGAAGTCATTGTATATCTAATAGACCCGTCAGTAAAAGTATCTCCAGATTTAAGAATAGCATCAAACTTTAACACAATAACAAGTTCTCCAGCATGAGCTTCATCAACTGCCTTAATCGTATTATCATGTCTCTTAAACAAACGAGGAATCTTAATCTTCTTACCGGTGTTAACATTTGTAATAAAATCACCCTTCTTGATAACACCCTGATAGATTCTTAgataagttaattttaaaaacggCCTATGCCAATATGTGAAAGCCTTTCCAACAAATGGTGCATCAATACTTCCAAACAATTCAACTTTCTCACCATTCCTATTTTGATCATGAGCATAATTACTAACATCGATTGGACTCGGCAAATACCTAATTACACCCTCCATAAATAGTTTTAACCCCTCATATCTCTCATCACTGATGATAATTGGTACAAATTTCCTTGCTATAGTTGCCCTACGAATTGCACCATCGAGATAAGACTCTGGAATTTGGCTGCCACCATGAAGAGCTTCATAAATTTTATCATCAACCTCTGATACAATTTCAATGAGTTCGCGTCTTTTTTTCAACACAAAGGCTTTCATTTCTTCAGGTACATTGTCATAATCAGACGTTTCAGAGCAAAAAAGGTAGGCCTTTAACTTGTTGACAAGATCAAAAGGTCTATCAAAAGGTTTAGATTTAGACGTAAAAAAGTATGCCTTTAACTTAACAAGATCAACAAATCCAATATAACAATCGTCAATGCTTCGTATTGGAACTTGAATTGCAGCACAACGATGATTAAGCTTAGATTTTACTTGATCTACGATGTTCCATAGATCTGCTCCTTTCTGATCAAGATCGTCAATAAATATAAGCCTTGGAAGTTGAAATCTTGTCATTTGTTGATCAATAATAATGGATTCGGTCTTAACACCATCAAGACAAGAAAGAACAATAATTGCACTGTCGAAAATACGCGAAGCTAGTTGAACATCAACGTTGAAATCAACATGATCAGATGATATCTTCTCCAAAAAAGTAACACAATAAGATATGTCAAATAGGGTTATGTTTTTATAGGAAGTGACATATGTTCGGGTATATCTGTTATCTATCTCGTCCTCGTCCTCGTCCTCGTCACTGTCGTCGCGCAGCCCGAAATACTGTTCTGATACTACTATATACATTGACCTGTATGTCGGCTTCGTATCATCGTCGTATCCAGAAATCCAGACGTGGCGCAGCTGTTCCACTGACTTGTTGGAGAAGTGACGGAGGTGGAGAGGGGTGGCGAGAACGGAGGAAGGCGGAGAAAGAGAGGAGGCGGAGGAGGAGCGTACGGTGGAGTAGAGAAGTTGTGGCAAGGAGGTCCTTGCGAAAAAACGATTCATGGCGGCAAGGAGGGGTTTGATGGAAGCTGCGGTGTAGTAAGTTCCGTTTTTTAAGAGACCTTGATCAATGGAAAAACAAACCTAACAAACAATTATAAGaggtttcatttatttttaggtttcggggaataattttttttaccaaaataaacaaattaatattttttagggggctttcttaaaaaaaataatattattttttaggggCTGTTATCTTGCACCCACCTAAAAAtattaaggtgcaagttagcaagtTACACCCacatatctttttaaaaaaacccTTCTTTTATTGTTTCAAACCAACATTAGATAAAacataattttgtaaatttatattaaataaaacaagaaataCGCTAACCGTTTTCCctcaaaacaaaacatgttTGATGTACATTGATCTAATGTTTTGTTCCGGCGTTCTTTCACTCGgtttcttttttaagaaaaatgcttAGTGTTACGATGATCTCATGTTTTGTTCCAGCATTCTTTCACTCggtttcttttttaaggaaaatgcttAATGTTACCACATAGTCTTGCATAAATTTAGACGAATGgtaattattcattttattttcaaaacccAACAAGCTAGATTAAATTTCTATAGAGTATACAGCAGTAACCACCATCTGCCAACACTTCTCAGTTTTTCATgcttcatttctctctctctctctcttgttcTCATGTGCTGTTATACCTTCCTACGCAATGATGATATCAAATATGAAGCGATGTGAGGTTGGCGGTGATACTAACATCATATGCAATGATAGCTATATAGGATTCTATATgagcatatttaatttgtttaaaataattaaattgagcCCCATATATGGTGATTTTATAAGGCAAACAAGCTGTCGTGCATGTTGTGCGAACAAAAGTCCCGTACCATATGGCACTAGGTTGTGCAACTATTCCAAATCTAAttcacgaaaaaaaaaaaaatctttgacaaaaaaacaatGCAGTTGGACTGTCGGAATTAGTGGATAATACGAATAAATTCTTATTCACATGTTATAAATATGGATTGTCAGATTTTATGTATCGTCTAACATCATTGTCCTCCATAGCTGCCAACAATAAAACACCTCTTTCTAATATCATTTTTCCTGTTGAATGctatttttattccttttgaATTAATCAATATTCAAGTCACATCATTTTATTGATGAAATCTTATAGTATGAACACATTCCTTTCTTGTGATATATTAATAAGTTTAAAGAAGACACACCATTTGACCTTGGACAAATTAAGAGGACCAGGGGTTGTACCAATGATAGAGAAATGATACTCTTGGAACAGCTAGAAGAATTTTCTGGTGAAAAGCTTCAACTTCCTTGGTTCTCCCTTGGTTCTCAGGATCAATGTTCACGCAAAAATTATACTAAACTCGTGACATCATTCCAGGTCAAAACAAAAAACGTTTAAACTTCAATGTATTTGACATTGTTAAAAGAGCAACccgaatcaaaacaaaaaacccaCGATATTTGATCACGAAGTGCAGCCACTTGTGCCTACAAGCGGCTAGTAACTTTGTATTAGTCACTTATGTTTACATAGTGCAATTTATTAGAGCGGCTCAACTCGAGCAACTTGCCTATACTTATTAGTAAACTTAGTCAaacctaaaaaaatcaataaaaatcaaTAGTGTCTCTGACCAAGCTAGGTAGACTGTTGCTATGATCAACTAAACTCTTGAGTCTTGCGAGTACGTCTCTCTTCCATTCATTGAATGGTTGGAATGCTCATTTTCAGAATGTGTCATGACTATTGTGGAGGACCCTCTCTTCAGAGGCGTGTATATTTTCCGAATATCATTTACATTTGTGGCAAAAAACCATTGGACGAATCTACCTCCTGTTGAGAAAACACAAACCTAGGGGGCGTTTGTTTGACGGTTTAAAATTTCATTCCTGGGATTAATCTTTCCTGGGAATTAATAATGGGCATCTTATTCCTGAgtatttttagaaaatggtgTTTGGTAAATAATTGTCAGATTCATGGGAATTGTTTGTGATAGTGGGTATATGGGTAGTTATTTCCATTTTAGTACCATTTACATGGGAATCTTTTATTCCCGTCCACTTTCTTTGGGAATAAAATCATGGGTAAGTGgaagttatttttttcctaGGAATTCTTTATTCCCGggagttatttttttaactttgtaacaaacataggaatCTATAATTCCAACCTCCATATTCCtgggaataattttttaaaccagGAAACAAAcacccaacaaaaataaatggaagTTGATATCTTATTAACAAATATTCACAaccatctttaaaaaaaataaaaataaatactcgCAAACATGGAAGTTAAAATCTGATTAACATGCTCACCAGATTTCCTCCAAGATAGGTGTTAACAGATTTCCTGCATGTATGTAGCCCTGCAGAGTGcatcattttcttaaatgcTCCAGTTGATCCATAAGTAATTTCACCTGAAAGAAGGGTTAGATAGTATACTGAGTCAACTGAATTTTGAATAGAAACCATTACTCATATTCTACTGATGGCCtaatatcaaaagaaaaaagttgtaGAATAGGGATTAAGGTAAGATATAATGTGAGGGACCTTGTTTACCTGTACAGAGAATAACCCTTCATTTAGCTTCTGCTCTAAATTTTGAATCACTTTTACCCCACTCCTGCTTTGGAATTTTCTTTCCTATAATCTCCTCCGTCTTAGAATCTACCTTTTAAACAGATATATATCATTAAACACAGCAATCTCATAATGAATCTAAGGAGAAAAGAAAACAACGAAGAACATGATGGACGAAATTTTAAAACAACAGTAATGCGCTTTTAATAGTTTCATAGAAAATAAAGCTTATGAAACTCAGGTACACAAAAAACCGGACTTCTCTTAAGTTTAGAAATTACAACATCTGATTGGTGCTCCCATGACAGCAACAAAATTGCAATAGAAAAAAAGGAGAGGTTTGCGATGATTTATCAATTCTTAACATCACATTTGATCAAACATTACCTGATATCAATCATTTACTATTTGCAATTAGTTTTAGATTTAGAATGTACaataaaacttcaaaattaCATCAAGCTGGATGAATTTCATGCAACATAAATGATGACTTCCAGACAATACATTGATATGAGAAAATGACAGGAATGTCGAGAGTTTATCTAAAGTCATGTATACCATATTGCTAACTAaccaattaattattttaagaaatcaaaaataATTGGATTTCTAGAACTGAAAACTGTCGATTCTTTTTGGTTTTCAGCATCTTGAACTACAGATCTAAGGCAGCACAAAAGCTATAAGTGTCACACTACTATTTATGTTTCCTTACCAGCACGTTGTTAAGATCCAAGACGCTCCCTCGTATGTTTCCAATTCTGATGGCTCGATCTCTGTGTTTCATGTGAGAAGGAGGTAGTATTTCATTTCAATTCAACCCCAGAACCTGGAAAGGGAagcaaacatttatatttattgatGACATATTTATAACATTATAGAAGTATTTCAGTGGGTTACCTGAACGTGATACTCAAATGAATGAGATGATTTGATTGTTGATAAATATTAAGGGAATATGAGAAATTTTACACCTCTCTTTCCCTCGCTTCTTCAGCAAACTTGC
It encodes:
- the LOC120579429 gene encoding putative disease resistance RPP13-like protein 1, which encodes MATIVGEAFLTASLKVLLQKIVSGEFADLFRSTKLDVPLLEKLNITLMSLQAVLNDAEEKQITNPAVKQWLDLLRDAVFEADNLLDEINTEALRCKVEAGYETQTATTKVLKKISSRFKMFNRKMNSKLQKLVDRLEHLRNQNLGLKGVSNSVWHRTLTSSVVGDESAIFGRDYDKKKLKEFLLSHDGSDGESKIGVISIVGMGGLGKTTLAKLLYNDREVKEKFEVRGWAHISKDFDVVTVTKTILESVTSKRNDTDALNILQVQLQQSLRSKKFLLLLDDIWYGKYVECWNNLIDIFSVGEMGSRIIITTRFESVAQPCKPFFQSTNWNLCKEMIAGLCFPNMHFQQATTNNDPI
- the LOC11420594 gene encoding elongation factor G-2, mitochondrial translates to MFMRDLPNLQSFSMDDLPISLKELIVYNVGMILWNTTWELHTSLSVLGILGADNVKALMKMDAPRLPASLVSLYIHNFGDITFLDGKWLQHLTSLQKLFINDAPKLMSFPEEGLPSSLQELHITDCPLLEASEITYGSTGAFKKMMHSAGLHTCRKSVNTYLGGNLVCFSIDQGLLKNGTYYTAASIKPLLAAMNRFFARTSLPQLLYSTVRSSSASSLSPPSSVLATPLHLRHFSNKSVEQLRHVWISGYDDDTKPTYRSMYIVVSEQYFGLRDDSDEDEDEDEIDNRYTRTYVTSYKNITLFDISYCVTFLEKISSDHVDFNVDVQLASRIFDSAIIVLSCLDGVKTESIIIDQQMTRFQLPRLIFIDDLDQKGADLWNIVDQVKSKLNHRCAAIQVPIRSIDDCYIGFVDLVKLKAYFFTSKSKPFDRPFDLVNKLKAYLFCSETSDYDNVPEEMKAFVLKKRRELIEIVSEVDDKIYEALHGGSQIPESYLDGAIRRATIARKFVPIIISDERYEGLKLFMEGVIRYLPSPIDVSNYAHDQNRNGEKVELFGSIDAPFVGKAFTYWHRPFLKLTYLRIYQGVIKKGDFITNVNTGKKIKIPRLFKRHDNTIKAVDEAHAGELVIVLKFDAILKSGDTFTDGSIRYTMTSADVPAYSVSKDSGEKFSNGVNGFIPEK